In Gulosibacter molinativorax, a single window of DNA contains:
- a CDS encoding IS3 family transposase has protein sequence MIVRFIDEHRPEYGVEPIVRALQATPARIAASSYYAFKQRPDSARKQRDARLKVNLQRIWEENYSCYGARKLWHAINREPGMEPVARCTVERLMREMGIRGIQRRSKRPATKSADPEACPTVLVEREFTATEPNTLWVAGITYVQTIAGWVYAAFVLDVCTREIVGWQVTNHLRASLAADALHMALAARLRAGESVTGLTHHSDRGVHYRAIRYAETLAENDVVASVGSKGDSYDNAMAEALNSVFKAELIDRQQWSGLIDVMAATSEWVGWYNQRRLHSSIDYLTPNEVHAQHQPMVLAA, from the coding sequence GTGATCGTCCGCTTCATCGACGAACACCGCCCGGAATATGGTGTCGAGCCAATCGTCCGCGCGCTTCAGGCCACGCCCGCGCGTATTGCCGCCAGCTCCTACTACGCGTTCAAACAACGCCCCGATAGTGCCCGCAAACAGCGTGACGCGCGATTGAAAGTGAACCTGCAGCGGATCTGGGAAGAGAACTATTCCTGCTACGGCGCCCGCAAGCTCTGGCACGCGATCAACCGCGAACCCGGCATGGAGCCCGTCGCGCGCTGCACCGTGGAACGACTGATGCGCGAGATGGGAATCCGAGGAATACAACGCCGCAGCAAACGGCCGGCGACGAAGTCTGCTGATCCGGAGGCGTGCCCGACAGTTCTGGTGGAACGGGAGTTCACCGCGACCGAGCCGAATACCCTCTGGGTCGCCGGCATTACGTATGTTCAGACGATCGCGGGCTGGGTCTACGCCGCATTCGTCTTGGACGTGTGCACCCGCGAGATCGTGGGCTGGCAAGTCACGAACCACCTACGAGCATCGTTGGCTGCGGACGCGCTGCACATGGCGTTAGCGGCGCGGTTACGTGCCGGAGAATCCGTGACCGGCCTCACCCATCACAGCGATCGCGGAGTGCATTATCGTGCGATTCGCTACGCCGAAACCCTCGCGGAAAATGACGTGGTCGCGTCCGTGGGATCGAAAGGTGATTCCTACGATAACGCGATGGCCGAGGCCCTAAACTCGGTGTTCAAGGCCGAACTCATCGACCGGCAGCAATGGTCAGGCCTGATCGACGTCATGGCAGCGACTTCAGAATGGGTGGGCTGGTACAACCAGCGCCGCCTCCACTCCAGCATCGACTACCTCACCCCGAACGAAGTCCACGCACAGCACCAACCAATGGTGCTTGCCGCATAG
- the istA gene encoding IS21 family transposase, which translates to MKSDGEIMEMLAAYDLTGSLRAAAELAGCSHHTVAHHVAARDAGRPVGAVEPRERVTDPFLPKIEEWVEASQGKIRADKAHAKLVALGYAGSERSTRRAVAEVRAAYRAGRVRVHRPWITEPGMWLQYDFGDGPVIDKVKTVLFVAWLAWSRFRIVIALRDRTASSVFAALDRTFRILGGAPTYVLTDNEKTVTVSHIAGVPVRNVQTVEFARHYGVTVLTCQPADPASKGGVEASVKLAKADIVPKDTNLLPEYASFGEVEAACDRFMAEVNQREHRATRRRPVDMLGEEQARLHRVPDRAHTVAFGVSRRVPANTPMITFENGQYSVPAGLLGAEVFVRSHGAGEGEQVIVVHVSDRGPVEVARHERATPGSPRVDDAHFPDQPQKTPGDYTVRPRTAAEVEFLGIGAGAEAWLLEAAAVGTSRMRQKMAEAVALAKISGVARVDEALGEAATYGRFATGDLVSFLEAGVSGPARRADESTSLVSSPGFGREFFSWFSMRQAPLVGAVRGLRSG; encoded by the coding sequence ATGAAGTCTGACGGAGAAATTATGGAAATGCTTGCTGCATATGATCTGACGGGATCGTTGCGTGCTGCCGCCGAGTTGGCGGGCTGTTCGCATCACACCGTCGCGCACCACGTCGCCGCGAGGGACGCTGGCCGTCCCGTGGGCGCGGTCGAACCGCGAGAACGCGTGACTGATCCATTCCTGCCGAAGATCGAGGAATGGGTCGAGGCGTCCCAGGGCAAGATCCGCGCCGATAAGGCCCACGCGAAACTGGTCGCGCTTGGCTATGCGGGATCGGAACGCTCGACCCGGCGCGCGGTCGCTGAGGTTCGTGCCGCGTATCGCGCGGGCCGCGTACGGGTGCATCGGCCGTGGATCACGGAACCCGGCATGTGGTTGCAGTACGACTTCGGCGATGGGCCGGTGATCGACAAGGTGAAGACGGTCTTGTTCGTGGCGTGGCTGGCGTGGAGCCGGTTCCGGATCGTGATCGCGTTGCGGGATCGTACCGCGTCGTCGGTGTTCGCGGCGTTGGATCGGACGTTTCGGATTCTGGGTGGCGCGCCGACGTATGTGCTGACGGATAACGAGAAAACAGTGACGGTGTCGCATATCGCGGGCGTGCCGGTCCGGAACGTGCAGACGGTGGAGTTCGCGCGGCATTACGGGGTCACGGTGTTGACGTGTCAGCCCGCGGATCCCGCGTCCAAGGGCGGGGTGGAAGCATCGGTGAAACTCGCGAAGGCCGATATCGTGCCGAAGGACACGAACCTGCTGCCCGAGTACGCGTCGTTCGGTGAGGTCGAAGCGGCCTGTGACCGGTTCATGGCCGAGGTCAATCAGCGCGAGCATCGAGCCACGCGTAGGCGGCCGGTGGACATGCTTGGTGAGGAACAGGCGCGGTTGCATCGGGTTCCGGATCGGGCGCACACGGTCGCGTTCGGGGTATCGCGCCGGGTGCCAGCGAACACGCCGATGATCACGTTCGAGAATGGTCAATACTCGGTGCCCGCGGGGTTACTGGGTGCGGAGGTGTTCGTCCGCAGCCATGGTGCCGGCGAGGGCGAGCAGGTCATCGTGGTGCATGTCAGTGACCGGGGACCTGTGGAAGTCGCTCGGCATGAGCGGGCCACGCCGGGCAGCCCGCGGGTTGATGATGCGCATTTCCCTGACCAGCCACAGAAAACGCCGGGTGACTACACGGTTCGGCCGCGTACTGCGGCTGAGGTCGAGTTCCTCGGGATCGGCGCGGGCGCGGAGGCGTGGCTGTTGGAAGCCGCCGCGGTGGGCACCTCCCGGATGCGGCAGAAGATGGCCGAGGCTGTGGCCCTCGCGAAGATCAGTGGGGTGGCCAGGGTTGATGAGGCGCTTGGCGAGGCGGCCACGTATGGCCGGTTCGCGACCGGGGATTTGGTGTCGTTTCTGGAGGCGGGTGTTTCTGGTCCCGCGCGGCGGGCAGACGAGTCGACCTCGCTGGTGTCAAGCCCCGGGTTTGGTAGAGAGTTCTTTTCTTGGTTTTCTATGCGGCAAGCACCATTGGTTGGTGCTGTGCGTGGACTTCGTTCGGGGTGA